A stretch of Vespula vulgaris chromosome 5, iyVesVulg1.1, whole genome shotgun sequence DNA encodes these proteins:
- the LOC127063680 gene encoding uncharacterized protein LOC127063680 isoform X1 — MRQWPNFIYIYERLYEDIQNEDMSSGVNDGPRNTGTLPKSNRRSDRNRERSAANQQMANRSAYHRHVQQHSNNLFQLDWQLVSERGPLRTTKNSNTRSVSSLPSTSYQEISEFVSHSSGRHCNYSTEDCTSWPKMVLPTESQTQSPSCLQGTKPSNVDKMPDRNQVESRLNQIRDYIGVTSTMMDSLSQSSDPRAQTQNEKLSRMVEDLRDSETKLAKLLETYHNHGITNQNGDSGKEDGEENTDTSREMILRRKMEESQRKLVQLQEYHANLVGMQHRVRERLNEARQAQQALLQQENQAAGTSTWEGNNRLVAPLPTNVEELQSETAALRGKLTQLQSKKKHMDHLLAELQVVEMSDRASCSSDGSRNVTRDKAAELEAMKAQLNHLKALMEEATRVRECLDSTSEPEPDVDVNGEGAEENESQEEGGSLCSSSNALENQMDNDDVTREKTRNSRQRPTVEEVQAVTRELKEQSALLQATRAELQRLKQPLVASTVHSPPVSIFPGSTPPPSLVGVNIEKKQSNNVSDIQPVQTKRRQIEDFVKKDQGQTSSINRNVGGTDLNSHRSSSSRISHTGTPTNVWPPITATGGTNEQNIDEMLENLMDVGPQTTTIENGFTGNYWGYPPVPMNQSQHGSAEYYHNLLLNSQVQQLQVQQLQVMGTTIQQCCQLLWVQQRELQSMRTAITQLQLQLRQSQAVQRSNNSENQEEYSNLSRSVHHLADTLDAALPPSSSLPNLVSLPNTSPALSHSVVGTNSQQHQQQQLNNQVPPGNRANNYWDNFRSYSRQNLLSGSAKTVTDSTTASISNSATSANSASSAVHTSLGKDKRNREQGADNLPLPSLMIAETHYSLNLQQQSNLQQQERENTTMRSNIITNEVSQADNSGEEAHSSFRLPHATNDENFLHNLSPEMREVIKSLVVANKKRPDNLVTILKEITAISEDKRLPLLLISLRFLQDTQPLQNAQNEAADQTGSDSCRSSDEDSDVGAILGFNLENQCSLNELVASTHAGSSSSPMAQVPLIDRLEIPTSSSPDNDNAPASASALKPGCNEDLAEADQSRSESSGNQQIHHNEENNEQMQDDVALSLGAALGTLEAALVESDDDETTAKDEHDRGKLTTRQYRRCY; from the exons ATGCGTCAATGGCCTAACTTTATTTATA tatatgAGCGATTGTACGAGGACATACAAAACGAAGATATGTCGTCAGGCGTAAACGATGGTCCCCGTAACACAGGCACTCTTCCAAAAAGTAATAGAAGAAGcgatagaaacagagaacgATCCGCCGCTAATCAACAAATGGCTAATCGTTCTGCTTATCACAGACATGTACAACAACATTCTAATAACTTG TTCCAGCTTGATTGGCAACTTGTAAGTGAAAGAGGACCTTTAAGAACGACAAAAAATAGCAATACCAGATCAGTTTCATCACTTCCTTCTACGTCTTATCAGGAAATATCTGAGTTTG taTCACACAGTAGTGGACGACATTGTAACTATTCAACTGAGGATTGTACATCTTGGCCAAAAATGGTATTACCAACGGAGTCTCAAACACAGTCACCCTCATGTTTGCAGGGAACTAAACCATCCAATGTTGATAAAATG CCTGATAGAAATCAAGTGGAAAGTCGTTTGAATCAAATTCGTGACTATATTGGAGTTACTTCAACGATGATGGACTCTCTTAGTCAATCTAGTGATCCA CGAGCTCAAACccagaatgaaaaattaagcAGAATGGTGGAGGACCTTCGTGACAGTGAAACAAAATTGGCGAAACTTTTGGAAACATATCACAATCATGGGATTACAAATCAG AATGGCGATAGTGGAAAAGAGGATGGAGAAGAAAATACTGATACCAGTAGAGAAATGATATTACGTAGAAAAATGGAGGAATCTCAAAGAAAACTTGTGCAGTTGCAGGAATATCATGCAAATTTAGTTGGAATGCAACATCGTGTTAGGGAAAGATTAAATGAAGCTCGACAAGCCCAACAAGCTTTATTGCAACAAGAAAATCAAGCTGCTGGAACTTCTACATGGGAAGGCAATAATCGTTTGGTTGCACCATTACCAACAAATGTTGAAGAATTGCAATCAGAAACAGCTGCATTAAGAGGTAAACTTACTCAGTTACAGAGCAAGAAAAAGCATATGGACCATCTTTTAGCTGAATTACAAGTCGTGGAAATGTCAGACAGAGCCAGTTGT aGCTCTGATGGCTCTAGGAATGTGACTAGAGATAAAGCAGCAGAATTGGAAGCAATGAAAGCGCAACTCAACCACTTAAAAGCTTTGATGGAAGAAGCTACAAGAGTCAGAGAATGTCTAGATTCTACTTCAGAGCCTGAACCTGATGTGGATGTTAATGGCGAAGGAGCAGAAGAAAATGAATCCCAGGAAGAAGGTGGTAGTTTATGTAGCTCGAGTAATGCATTGGAAAATCAAATGGATAATGATGATGTAACTCGTGAAAAAACTAGGAATTCTAGACAAAGACCTACTGTTGAAGAAGTTCAG GCTGTTACAAGAGAACTGAAAGAACAATCTGCATTATTGCAAGCAACTCGAGCGGAGTTACAGCGTTTAAAACAACCATTAGTAGCTTCTACTGTTCATTCCCCACCAGTATCTATTTTCCCTGGATCAACACCACCTCCTTCGTTGGTAGGagttaatatagaaaaaaagcaaagtaaTAATGTTAGTGATATTCAACCAGTTCAAACAAAAAGACGCCAGATAGAAGATTTTGTCAAAAAA GATCAAGGTCAAACATCTAGTATTAATCGCAATGTCGGTGGTACAGATTTGAATAGTCACAGAAGTTCTAGTTCACGTATTAGTCATACAGGCACACCTACAAATGTGTGGCCTCCGATTACTGCTACAG GTGGCACTAATGAACAAAATATAGATgaaatgttagaaaatttaatgGATGTTGGTCCTCAAACAACAACGATTGAAAATGGGTTTACGGGAAATTATTGGGGATATCCACCAGTACCTATGAATCAATCGCAACATG GTTCCGCGGAATACTATCACAATTTGCTATTAAATTCTCAAGTACAGCAACTCCAAGTACAGCAACTTCAAGTAATGGGTACAACTATACAGCAATGCTGTCAGTTATTGTGGGTACAACAACGGGAATTGCAATCTATGCGTACAGCAATTACTCAGCTACAGTTACAGTTAAGACAATCTCAAGCGGTACAAAGAAGCAATAACTCTGAAAATCAGGAAGAATATTCTAATCTAAGCCGCAGTGTGCATCATCTTGCTGATACGTTAGATGCAGCATTACCGCCAAGTTCTTCTTTACCGAATCTTGTTTCATTACCTAATACTTCTCCTGCACTTTCTCATTCAGTAGTAGGTACTAATTCtcaacaacatcaacaacaacaattgaACAATCAAGTACCACCCGGAAATAGAGCAAACAACTACTGGGATAACTTTCGAAG tTACTCAAGACAAAATTTACTCTCTGGAAGTGCGAAAACAGTAACTGATTCTACTACAGCATCCATTTCAAATTCTGCTACTTCTGCAAATAGTGCAAGTAGTGCAGTTCATACTTCTCTTGG GAAGGATAAACGAAATCGAGAACAGGGAGCAGATAATTTACCTTTACCATCATTAATGATAGCAGAAACACATTATTCATTAAATCTCCAACAACAATCTAATTTACAgcaacaagaaagagaaaatactaCAATGAGAAGTAATATCATAACAAATGAAGTATCACAAGCTGACAATTCGGGAGAAGAAGCCCATAGTTCATTTAGACTCCCACATGCAACTAATGATGagaattttttacataatttaag TCCTGAAATGAGAGAAGTCATTAAGTCACTCGTTGTAGCTAATAAGAAGAGACCTGATAATTTAGTAACTATTTTAAAAGAGATTACAGCTATAAGCGAAGACAAAAGACttcctcttttattaataagtcTTCGTTTCTTGCAAGATACACAACCACTACAGAATGCTCag AATGAAGCAGCTGATCAAACAGGGAGTGATAGTTGTCGATCAAGTGACGAAGATTCAGACGTGGGTGCTATACTAGGCTTTAACTTGGAAAATCAGTGTTCATTAAATGAATTAGTTGCATCAACTCATGCTGGTTCTTCATCATCTCCTATGGCACAAGTTCCATTAATAGATCGCTTAGAAATACCt ACATCAAGTTCTCCTGACAACGACAATGCTCCTGCCTCAGCATCTGCTCTTAAACCAGGTTGCAATGAAGACTTAGCAGAAGCTGATCAATCAAGATCTGAATCTTCTGGCAATCAACAA ATTCATcacaatgaagaaaataatgaacaaaTGCAAGATGATGTAGCATTATCATTAGGAGCAGCCTTAGGAACTTTAGAAGCAGCCCTAGTAGAaagtgatgatgatgaaacaACTGCAAAAGATGAACATGACAGAGGCAAATTAACTACTAGACAATACCGTCGGTGTTATTAA
- the LOC127063680 gene encoding uncharacterized protein LOC127063680 isoform X2 encodes MSSGVNDGPRNTGTLPKSNRRSDRNRERSAANQQMANRSAYHRHVQQHSNNLFQLDWQLVSERGPLRTTKNSNTRSVSSLPSTSYQEISEFVSHSSGRHCNYSTEDCTSWPKMVLPTESQTQSPSCLQGTKPSNVDKMPDRNQVESRLNQIRDYIGVTSTMMDSLSQSSDPRAQTQNEKLSRMVEDLRDSETKLAKLLETYHNHGITNQNGDSGKEDGEENTDTSREMILRRKMEESQRKLVQLQEYHANLVGMQHRVRERLNEARQAQQALLQQENQAAGTSTWEGNNRLVAPLPTNVEELQSETAALRGKLTQLQSKKKHMDHLLAELQVVEMSDRASCSSDGSRNVTRDKAAELEAMKAQLNHLKALMEEATRVRECLDSTSEPEPDVDVNGEGAEENESQEEGGSLCSSSNALENQMDNDDVTREKTRNSRQRPTVEEVQAVTRELKEQSALLQATRAELQRLKQPLVASTVHSPPVSIFPGSTPPPSLVGVNIEKKQSNNVSDIQPVQTKRRQIEDFVKKDQGQTSSINRNVGGTDLNSHRSSSSRISHTGTPTNVWPPITATGGTNEQNIDEMLENLMDVGPQTTTIENGFTGNYWGYPPVPMNQSQHGSAEYYHNLLLNSQVQQLQVQQLQVMGTTIQQCCQLLWVQQRELQSMRTAITQLQLQLRQSQAVQRSNNSENQEEYSNLSRSVHHLADTLDAALPPSSSLPNLVSLPNTSPALSHSVVGTNSQQHQQQQLNNQVPPGNRANNYWDNFRSYSRQNLLSGSAKTVTDSTTASISNSATSANSASSAVHTSLGKDKRNREQGADNLPLPSLMIAETHYSLNLQQQSNLQQQERENTTMRSNIITNEVSQADNSGEEAHSSFRLPHATNDENFLHNLSPEMREVIKSLVVANKKRPDNLVTILKEITAISEDKRLPLLLISLRFLQDTQPLQNAQNEAADQTGSDSCRSSDEDSDVGAILGFNLENQCSLNELVASTHAGSSSSPMAQVPLIDRLEIPTSSSPDNDNAPASASALKPGCNEDLAEADQSRSESSGNQQIHHNEENNEQMQDDVALSLGAALGTLEAALVESDDDETTAKDEHDRGKLTTRQYRRCY; translated from the exons ATGTCGTCAGGCGTAAACGATGGTCCCCGTAACACAGGCACTCTTCCAAAAAGTAATAGAAGAAGcgatagaaacagagaacgATCCGCCGCTAATCAACAAATGGCTAATCGTTCTGCTTATCACAGACATGTACAACAACATTCTAATAACTTG TTCCAGCTTGATTGGCAACTTGTAAGTGAAAGAGGACCTTTAAGAACGACAAAAAATAGCAATACCAGATCAGTTTCATCACTTCCTTCTACGTCTTATCAGGAAATATCTGAGTTTG taTCACACAGTAGTGGACGACATTGTAACTATTCAACTGAGGATTGTACATCTTGGCCAAAAATGGTATTACCAACGGAGTCTCAAACACAGTCACCCTCATGTTTGCAGGGAACTAAACCATCCAATGTTGATAAAATG CCTGATAGAAATCAAGTGGAAAGTCGTTTGAATCAAATTCGTGACTATATTGGAGTTACTTCAACGATGATGGACTCTCTTAGTCAATCTAGTGATCCA CGAGCTCAAACccagaatgaaaaattaagcAGAATGGTGGAGGACCTTCGTGACAGTGAAACAAAATTGGCGAAACTTTTGGAAACATATCACAATCATGGGATTACAAATCAG AATGGCGATAGTGGAAAAGAGGATGGAGAAGAAAATACTGATACCAGTAGAGAAATGATATTACGTAGAAAAATGGAGGAATCTCAAAGAAAACTTGTGCAGTTGCAGGAATATCATGCAAATTTAGTTGGAATGCAACATCGTGTTAGGGAAAGATTAAATGAAGCTCGACAAGCCCAACAAGCTTTATTGCAACAAGAAAATCAAGCTGCTGGAACTTCTACATGGGAAGGCAATAATCGTTTGGTTGCACCATTACCAACAAATGTTGAAGAATTGCAATCAGAAACAGCTGCATTAAGAGGTAAACTTACTCAGTTACAGAGCAAGAAAAAGCATATGGACCATCTTTTAGCTGAATTACAAGTCGTGGAAATGTCAGACAGAGCCAGTTGT aGCTCTGATGGCTCTAGGAATGTGACTAGAGATAAAGCAGCAGAATTGGAAGCAATGAAAGCGCAACTCAACCACTTAAAAGCTTTGATGGAAGAAGCTACAAGAGTCAGAGAATGTCTAGATTCTACTTCAGAGCCTGAACCTGATGTGGATGTTAATGGCGAAGGAGCAGAAGAAAATGAATCCCAGGAAGAAGGTGGTAGTTTATGTAGCTCGAGTAATGCATTGGAAAATCAAATGGATAATGATGATGTAACTCGTGAAAAAACTAGGAATTCTAGACAAAGACCTACTGTTGAAGAAGTTCAG GCTGTTACAAGAGAACTGAAAGAACAATCTGCATTATTGCAAGCAACTCGAGCGGAGTTACAGCGTTTAAAACAACCATTAGTAGCTTCTACTGTTCATTCCCCACCAGTATCTATTTTCCCTGGATCAACACCACCTCCTTCGTTGGTAGGagttaatatagaaaaaaagcaaagtaaTAATGTTAGTGATATTCAACCAGTTCAAACAAAAAGACGCCAGATAGAAGATTTTGTCAAAAAA GATCAAGGTCAAACATCTAGTATTAATCGCAATGTCGGTGGTACAGATTTGAATAGTCACAGAAGTTCTAGTTCACGTATTAGTCATACAGGCACACCTACAAATGTGTGGCCTCCGATTACTGCTACAG GTGGCACTAATGAACAAAATATAGATgaaatgttagaaaatttaatgGATGTTGGTCCTCAAACAACAACGATTGAAAATGGGTTTACGGGAAATTATTGGGGATATCCACCAGTACCTATGAATCAATCGCAACATG GTTCCGCGGAATACTATCACAATTTGCTATTAAATTCTCAAGTACAGCAACTCCAAGTACAGCAACTTCAAGTAATGGGTACAACTATACAGCAATGCTGTCAGTTATTGTGGGTACAACAACGGGAATTGCAATCTATGCGTACAGCAATTACTCAGCTACAGTTACAGTTAAGACAATCTCAAGCGGTACAAAGAAGCAATAACTCTGAAAATCAGGAAGAATATTCTAATCTAAGCCGCAGTGTGCATCATCTTGCTGATACGTTAGATGCAGCATTACCGCCAAGTTCTTCTTTACCGAATCTTGTTTCATTACCTAATACTTCTCCTGCACTTTCTCATTCAGTAGTAGGTACTAATTCtcaacaacatcaacaacaacaattgaACAATCAAGTACCACCCGGAAATAGAGCAAACAACTACTGGGATAACTTTCGAAG tTACTCAAGACAAAATTTACTCTCTGGAAGTGCGAAAACAGTAACTGATTCTACTACAGCATCCATTTCAAATTCTGCTACTTCTGCAAATAGTGCAAGTAGTGCAGTTCATACTTCTCTTGG GAAGGATAAACGAAATCGAGAACAGGGAGCAGATAATTTACCTTTACCATCATTAATGATAGCAGAAACACATTATTCATTAAATCTCCAACAACAATCTAATTTACAgcaacaagaaagagaaaatactaCAATGAGAAGTAATATCATAACAAATGAAGTATCACAAGCTGACAATTCGGGAGAAGAAGCCCATAGTTCATTTAGACTCCCACATGCAACTAATGATGagaattttttacataatttaag TCCTGAAATGAGAGAAGTCATTAAGTCACTCGTTGTAGCTAATAAGAAGAGACCTGATAATTTAGTAACTATTTTAAAAGAGATTACAGCTATAAGCGAAGACAAAAGACttcctcttttattaataagtcTTCGTTTCTTGCAAGATACACAACCACTACAGAATGCTCag AATGAAGCAGCTGATCAAACAGGGAGTGATAGTTGTCGATCAAGTGACGAAGATTCAGACGTGGGTGCTATACTAGGCTTTAACTTGGAAAATCAGTGTTCATTAAATGAATTAGTTGCATCAACTCATGCTGGTTCTTCATCATCTCCTATGGCACAAGTTCCATTAATAGATCGCTTAGAAATACCt ACATCAAGTTCTCCTGACAACGACAATGCTCCTGCCTCAGCATCTGCTCTTAAACCAGGTTGCAATGAAGACTTAGCAGAAGCTGATCAATCAAGATCTGAATCTTCTGGCAATCAACAA ATTCATcacaatgaagaaaataatgaacaaaTGCAAGATGATGTAGCATTATCATTAGGAGCAGCCTTAGGAACTTTAGAAGCAGCCCTAGTAGAaagtgatgatgatgaaacaACTGCAAAAGATGAACATGACAGAGGCAAATTAACTACTAGACAATACCGTCGGTGTTATTAA
- the LOC127063680 gene encoding uncharacterized protein LOC127063680 isoform X3, whose translation MRQWPNFIYIYERLYEDIQNEDMSSGVNDGPRNTGTLPKSNRRSDRNRERSAANQQMANRSAYHRHVQQHSNNLFQLDWQLVSERGPLRTTKNSNTRSVSSLPSTSYQEISEFVSHSSGRHCNYSTEDCTSWPKMVLPTESQTQSPSCLQGTKPSNVDKMPDRNQVESRLNQIRDYIGVTSTMMDSLSQSSDPNGDSGKEDGEENTDTSREMILRRKMEESQRKLVQLQEYHANLVGMQHRVRERLNEARQAQQALLQQENQAAGTSTWEGNNRLVAPLPTNVEELQSETAALRGKLTQLQSKKKHMDHLLAELQVVEMSDRASCSSDGSRNVTRDKAAELEAMKAQLNHLKALMEEATRVRECLDSTSEPEPDVDVNGEGAEENESQEEGGSLCSSSNALENQMDNDDVTREKTRNSRQRPTVEEVQAVTRELKEQSALLQATRAELQRLKQPLVASTVHSPPVSIFPGSTPPPSLVGVNIEKKQSNNVSDIQPVQTKRRQIEDFVKKDQGQTSSINRNVGGTDLNSHRSSSSRISHTGTPTNVWPPITATGGTNEQNIDEMLENLMDVGPQTTTIENGFTGNYWGYPPVPMNQSQHGSAEYYHNLLLNSQVQQLQVQQLQVMGTTIQQCCQLLWVQQRELQSMRTAITQLQLQLRQSQAVQRSNNSENQEEYSNLSRSVHHLADTLDAALPPSSSLPNLVSLPNTSPALSHSVVGTNSQQHQQQQLNNQVPPGNRANNYWDNFRSYSRQNLLSGSAKTVTDSTTASISNSATSANSASSAVHTSLGKDKRNREQGADNLPLPSLMIAETHYSLNLQQQSNLQQQERENTTMRSNIITNEVSQADNSGEEAHSSFRLPHATNDENFLHNLSPEMREVIKSLVVANKKRPDNLVTILKEITAISEDKRLPLLLISLRFLQDTQPLQNAQNEAADQTGSDSCRSSDEDSDVGAILGFNLENQCSLNELVASTHAGSSSSPMAQVPLIDRLEIPTSSSPDNDNAPASASALKPGCNEDLAEADQSRSESSGNQQIHHNEENNEQMQDDVALSLGAALGTLEAALVESDDDETTAKDEHDRGKLTTRQYRRCY comes from the exons ATGCGTCAATGGCCTAACTTTATTTATA tatatgAGCGATTGTACGAGGACATACAAAACGAAGATATGTCGTCAGGCGTAAACGATGGTCCCCGTAACACAGGCACTCTTCCAAAAAGTAATAGAAGAAGcgatagaaacagagaacgATCCGCCGCTAATCAACAAATGGCTAATCGTTCTGCTTATCACAGACATGTACAACAACATTCTAATAACTTG TTCCAGCTTGATTGGCAACTTGTAAGTGAAAGAGGACCTTTAAGAACGACAAAAAATAGCAATACCAGATCAGTTTCATCACTTCCTTCTACGTCTTATCAGGAAATATCTGAGTTTG taTCACACAGTAGTGGACGACATTGTAACTATTCAACTGAGGATTGTACATCTTGGCCAAAAATGGTATTACCAACGGAGTCTCAAACACAGTCACCCTCATGTTTGCAGGGAACTAAACCATCCAATGTTGATAAAATG CCTGATAGAAATCAAGTGGAAAGTCGTTTGAATCAAATTCGTGACTATATTGGAGTTACTTCAACGATGATGGACTCTCTTAGTCAATCTAGTGATCCA AATGGCGATAGTGGAAAAGAGGATGGAGAAGAAAATACTGATACCAGTAGAGAAATGATATTACGTAGAAAAATGGAGGAATCTCAAAGAAAACTTGTGCAGTTGCAGGAATATCATGCAAATTTAGTTGGAATGCAACATCGTGTTAGGGAAAGATTAAATGAAGCTCGACAAGCCCAACAAGCTTTATTGCAACAAGAAAATCAAGCTGCTGGAACTTCTACATGGGAAGGCAATAATCGTTTGGTTGCACCATTACCAACAAATGTTGAAGAATTGCAATCAGAAACAGCTGCATTAAGAGGTAAACTTACTCAGTTACAGAGCAAGAAAAAGCATATGGACCATCTTTTAGCTGAATTACAAGTCGTGGAAATGTCAGACAGAGCCAGTTGT aGCTCTGATGGCTCTAGGAATGTGACTAGAGATAAAGCAGCAGAATTGGAAGCAATGAAAGCGCAACTCAACCACTTAAAAGCTTTGATGGAAGAAGCTACAAGAGTCAGAGAATGTCTAGATTCTACTTCAGAGCCTGAACCTGATGTGGATGTTAATGGCGAAGGAGCAGAAGAAAATGAATCCCAGGAAGAAGGTGGTAGTTTATGTAGCTCGAGTAATGCATTGGAAAATCAAATGGATAATGATGATGTAACTCGTGAAAAAACTAGGAATTCTAGACAAAGACCTACTGTTGAAGAAGTTCAG GCTGTTACAAGAGAACTGAAAGAACAATCTGCATTATTGCAAGCAACTCGAGCGGAGTTACAGCGTTTAAAACAACCATTAGTAGCTTCTACTGTTCATTCCCCACCAGTATCTATTTTCCCTGGATCAACACCACCTCCTTCGTTGGTAGGagttaatatagaaaaaaagcaaagtaaTAATGTTAGTGATATTCAACCAGTTCAAACAAAAAGACGCCAGATAGAAGATTTTGTCAAAAAA GATCAAGGTCAAACATCTAGTATTAATCGCAATGTCGGTGGTACAGATTTGAATAGTCACAGAAGTTCTAGTTCACGTATTAGTCATACAGGCACACCTACAAATGTGTGGCCTCCGATTACTGCTACAG GTGGCACTAATGAACAAAATATAGATgaaatgttagaaaatttaatgGATGTTGGTCCTCAAACAACAACGATTGAAAATGGGTTTACGGGAAATTATTGGGGATATCCACCAGTACCTATGAATCAATCGCAACATG GTTCCGCGGAATACTATCACAATTTGCTATTAAATTCTCAAGTACAGCAACTCCAAGTACAGCAACTTCAAGTAATGGGTACAACTATACAGCAATGCTGTCAGTTATTGTGGGTACAACAACGGGAATTGCAATCTATGCGTACAGCAATTACTCAGCTACAGTTACAGTTAAGACAATCTCAAGCGGTACAAAGAAGCAATAACTCTGAAAATCAGGAAGAATATTCTAATCTAAGCCGCAGTGTGCATCATCTTGCTGATACGTTAGATGCAGCATTACCGCCAAGTTCTTCTTTACCGAATCTTGTTTCATTACCTAATACTTCTCCTGCACTTTCTCATTCAGTAGTAGGTACTAATTCtcaacaacatcaacaacaacaattgaACAATCAAGTACCACCCGGAAATAGAGCAAACAACTACTGGGATAACTTTCGAAG tTACTCAAGACAAAATTTACTCTCTGGAAGTGCGAAAACAGTAACTGATTCTACTACAGCATCCATTTCAAATTCTGCTACTTCTGCAAATAGTGCAAGTAGTGCAGTTCATACTTCTCTTGG GAAGGATAAACGAAATCGAGAACAGGGAGCAGATAATTTACCTTTACCATCATTAATGATAGCAGAAACACATTATTCATTAAATCTCCAACAACAATCTAATTTACAgcaacaagaaagagaaaatactaCAATGAGAAGTAATATCATAACAAATGAAGTATCACAAGCTGACAATTCGGGAGAAGAAGCCCATAGTTCATTTAGACTCCCACATGCAACTAATGATGagaattttttacataatttaag TCCTGAAATGAGAGAAGTCATTAAGTCACTCGTTGTAGCTAATAAGAAGAGACCTGATAATTTAGTAACTATTTTAAAAGAGATTACAGCTATAAGCGAAGACAAAAGACttcctcttttattaataagtcTTCGTTTCTTGCAAGATACACAACCACTACAGAATGCTCag AATGAAGCAGCTGATCAAACAGGGAGTGATAGTTGTCGATCAAGTGACGAAGATTCAGACGTGGGTGCTATACTAGGCTTTAACTTGGAAAATCAGTGTTCATTAAATGAATTAGTTGCATCAACTCATGCTGGTTCTTCATCATCTCCTATGGCACAAGTTCCATTAATAGATCGCTTAGAAATACCt ACATCAAGTTCTCCTGACAACGACAATGCTCCTGCCTCAGCATCTGCTCTTAAACCAGGTTGCAATGAAGACTTAGCAGAAGCTGATCAATCAAGATCTGAATCTTCTGGCAATCAACAA ATTCATcacaatgaagaaaataatgaacaaaTGCAAGATGATGTAGCATTATCATTAGGAGCAGCCTTAGGAACTTTAGAAGCAGCCCTAGTAGAaagtgatgatgatgaaacaACTGCAAAAGATGAACATGACAGAGGCAAATTAACTACTAGACAATACCGTCGGTGTTATTAA